One Brassica oleracea var. oleracea cultivar TO1000 chromosome C7, BOL, whole genome shotgun sequence genomic window carries:
- the LOC106301704 gene encoding putative glycerol-3-phosphate transporter 5 yields MQSKIVGLPPAFSLFPSLNKTFTFHQILVLIITFVAYASFHASRKPPSIVKSVLGPSVNEESNSPIDNGWAPFNGTEGAQRLGXXXXXXXXXXFLSSYALGMYFAGHLGDRIDLRLFLVFGMMGSGILTVVFGLGYWMNVHLLGFYMTVQIVCGLFQSIGWPCVVSVVGNWSGKEKRGLIMGVWNSHTSVGNIVGSVVASSVLDSGWGWSFALPGGLVIVSGLVVFMCLVVSPHDLGFKEPGKEIEMSLATETLVVEEDKEADDVGLLENVNLDDDDDSLSAIGFLEAWKLPGVAPFAFCLFFSKLVAYTFLYWLPYYLRHQAVAGVYISHKTAGILSTVFDIGGVFGGISAGFISDKIKARALTSIAFLSLSIPVLIMYRVYGSVSMFINIGLMFISGLLVNGPYALITTAVAADLGTQDSIKGNGRALATVTAIIDGTGSVGAALGPLLAGYISSRGWNSVFFMLIVSIFFAGLFLVRLAKAEIKEMSSSGELIASSGP; encoded by the exons ATGCAATCAAAGATCGTCGGCTTACCTCCGGCGTTTTCTCTCTTCCCGAGCTTAAACAAAACCTTTACATTCCACCAAATCCTCGTCCTCATCATCACCTTCGTAGCCTACGCTTCGTTCCACGCCTCTCGCAAACCTCCGAGCATCGTCAAGAGCGTCCTTGGACCTTCCGTTAACGAAGAATCAAACTCTCCGATCGACAACGGATGGGCTCCGTTCAACGGAACCGAAGGAGCGCAGAGACTCGGCGANNNNNNNNNNNNNNNNNNNNNNNNNNNNTTCCTATCTTCGTACGCTCTCGGTATGTATTTCGCAGGGCATTTAGGAGATAGGATCGATCTGAGGCTGTTTCTCGTGTTTGGGATGATGGGAAGTGGGATCCTCACCGTTGTCTTCGGGTTAGGGTATTGGATGAACGTGCATCTCCTCGGCTTTTACATGACTGTTCAGATCGTTTGTGGGCTGTTTCAATCTATCGGGTGGCCTTGTGTTGTCTCTGTGGTTGGGAACTGGTCTGGGAAAGAGAAGCGTGGGTTGATTATGGGTGTTTGGAACTCTCACACATCTGTTGGGAACATTGTCGGCTCGGTTGTTGCTTCTTCCGTGCTTGATTCCGGATGGGGATGGTCTTTTGCTTTGCCTGGTGGGTTGGTGATTGTGTCTGGATTGGTTGTGTTTATGTGTCTTGTTGTGAGTCCTCACGATTTGGGGTTTAAAGAGCCTGGGAAGGAGATTGAGATGAGTTTAGCTACTGAGACTCTAGTGGTGGAGGAGGACAAGGAAGCTGATGATGTTGGGCTTCTTGAAAATGTAAATTTAGATGATGATGATGATTCTTTGTCAGCTATTGGTTTTCTTGAAGCCTGGAAGTTACCTGGTGTTGCTCCTTTCGCTTTCTGCTTGTTCTTCTCGAAGCTCGTCGCTTACACGTTCCTCTATTGGTTACCATACTACTTAAGGCACCAAG CTGTTGCGGGTGTTTATATCTCCCACAAAACCGCTGGAATTCTCTCGACAGTATTTGACATTGGAGGAGTGTTTGGTGGGATATCAGCAGGGTTCATCTCCGACAAGATCAAAGCGCGTGCACTCACATCAATCGCATTCTTGTCGCTATCCATACCTGTCTTGATTATGTACAGAGTCTATGGGAGTGTGTCAATGTTTATCAACATCGGTTTGATGTTTATATCCGGTTTATTAGTTAACGGTCCTTACGCGCTCATAACCACAGCCGTTGCAGCTGATCTTGGAACACAAGACTCCATTAAAGGGAACGGCAGGGCGTTGGCGACGGTAACAGCTATTATAGACGGTACTGGCTCGGTTGGGGCCGCTCTGGGACCGTTGCTTGCTGGTTATATATCGAGCAGAGGGTGGAATAGTGTTTTCTTTATGCTTATTGTTTCGATTTTCTTTGCGGGTTTGTTCTTGGTTCGGCTTGCAAAAGCTGAGATTAAAGAGATGAGTAGTTCTGGCGAATTGATAGCGTCTAGTGGTCCGTAA
- the LOC106301852 gene encoding lysM domain-containing GPI-anchored protein 2 codes for MKTSRFTLPFLLIAFSFLLTLSAQMTGNFKCGEPGDSPSTCRSLVGYSSKQATTYGNIQTLFAVKKLRSILEANNLPLSTPPAQGVNPNQVVRVPIPCSCSNGTGVSNRTPVYTVKKGDMLFFIASEIFGGLVRYQRISDLNKIPDASEIDVGQRFWIPLPCSCDEVNGQDVVHYAHVVKSGSSLGEIASQFGTDNRTLAQLNGISGDAQLLADYPLNVPLRACNSSLREESLDAKMLLPNSSYSITANNCIRCSCQASNNWTLSCETSQLKPSSTWKTCPSPQCEGAESLFVGNTTNTSCGPRSCAYAGYSNQTIFTALSPDPCSGSGGNSSGPPGNYASTFSSSFSFAMVLIQCALICLCLL; via the exons ATGAAAACTTCCCGTTTTACCCTTCCCTTTCTTCTCATCGCCTTCTCCTTCCTCCTCACCCTCTCCGCCCAAATGACCGGAAACTTCAAATGCGGCGAACCAGGTGACTCACCCTCCACGTGTCGCTCCCTCGTCGGTTACTCAAGCAAGCAAGCCACAACCTATGGCAATATCCAAACCCTCTTCGCCGTCAAGAAGCTCCGTTCAATCCTCGAAGCCAACAACCTCCCACTCTCCACCCCACCCGCTCAGGGCGTGAACCCGAACCAGGTCGTACGCGTCCCGATCCCTTGCTCTTGCTCCAACGGAACCGGCGTATCGAACCGGACTCCGGTTTACACCGTCAAGAAGGGAGACATGCTCTTCTTCATCGCATCTGAGATATTCGGAGGGTTGGTTCGATACCAGAGGATCAGTGACCTGAACAAGATTCCCGACGCAAGCGAAATCGATGTCGGTCAGAGGTTTTGGATCCCTTTGCCTTGTAGCTGCGATGAAGTAAACGGTCAAGATGTTGTCCACTATGCACACGTGGTGAAATCCGGAAGCTCCCTCGGTGAGATCGCTTCTCAGTTTGGAACTGACAACAGGACGTTGGCTCAGCTCAATGGGATCTCCGGCGATGCTCAGCTCCTCGCTGACTACCCTCTTAACGTCCCTCTCAGAG CTTGTAACTCTTCCTTGAGGGAGGAGTCGTTGGACGCCAAAATGCTTCTACCTAACAGCTCATACTCCATCACTGCAAACAATTGCATCAGGTGTTCTTGTCAAGCTTCAAACAATTGGAC TTTAAGCTGTGAAACCTCTCAGCTTAAGCCTTCGTCGACCTGGAAAACTTGCCCGTCTCCACAGTGTGAAGGAGCAGAGAGTTTGTTTGTAGGTAACACGACAAATACCTCTTGCGGACCTCGTTCTTGCGCCTATGCTGGTTACTCCAACCAGACAATATTCACAGCCCTTTCTCCAGATCCCTGTTCAG GTTCTGGTGGTAATAGTTCTGGACCTCCTGGCAACTATGCTTCAACGTTCAGCTCAAGTTTCAGTTTCGCGATGGTGTTAATTCAGTGTGCTCTGATCTGTCTATGTCTTCTCTAG